Proteins from a single region of Halorubrum sp. 2020YC2:
- a CDS encoding Dyp-type peroxidase yields MDLPDPDSVPRREFCKAAVALGGVAGLSACLGRDGDSDEDAVEGGPLDGVPAGDPGDAPERQHAWNDALDRDEAGNAVPPTHHVLRYVDVDRGDETLAAARERVEAAFTDLERAFERSPAGLLFTVGYSPSYFDRLSGSLPESVDLPAPRPLTGLEDPSFDEADALVHLAADDPAAVLAADEALFGGATAANGVAVTDAGDLFEPVDRRTGFHGPGLPRERRDVDGIPDDAPVPEGAPLFMGFANGFAASQATEGRVTIGAGPFAGGTTQQVSTIRTQLDAWWSQESHAQRVAKLFSPTHADEERVGEYGERLGDDPGVADLPEDAVAYAREEGVVGHAQKAARAREDGEPRLLRRDFPTTDGDHTGIHFLTLQESIADFVAVRDAMTGADITDETAVGSRVNNGILQYLFVRSRGNFLVPPRGLRALPDPNPRHDR; encoded by the coding sequence ATGGACCTCCCGGACCCCGACTCGGTACCCCGCCGCGAGTTCTGTAAGGCCGCCGTCGCGCTCGGCGGCGTCGCCGGACTCAGCGCCTGCCTCGGCCGCGACGGCGACTCGGACGAGGACGCGGTCGAGGGCGGCCCGTTAGACGGCGTACCCGCGGGCGACCCCGGCGACGCCCCGGAGCGCCAGCACGCGTGGAACGACGCGCTCGACCGCGACGAGGCGGGCAACGCCGTCCCGCCGACCCACCACGTCCTCAGGTACGTCGACGTCGACCGCGGCGACGAGACGCTGGCGGCGGCGCGAGAACGGGTCGAGGCCGCGTTCACCGACCTCGAACGCGCCTTCGAGCGCTCGCCGGCGGGACTGCTGTTCACGGTGGGGTACTCGCCGTCGTACTTCGACCGGCTGTCGGGGTCGCTCCCGGAGTCGGTCGACCTCCCGGCGCCGCGGCCGCTGACCGGGCTGGAGGACCCGTCGTTCGACGAGGCGGACGCGCTCGTCCACCTGGCCGCCGACGATCCCGCGGCGGTGCTCGCGGCGGACGAGGCGCTGTTCGGCGGGGCGACCGCCGCCAACGGCGTCGCGGTGACGGACGCCGGCGACCTGTTCGAGCCGGTCGACCGCCGGACCGGGTTCCACGGACCGGGCCTCCCCCGCGAGCGACGCGACGTCGACGGGATCCCGGACGACGCGCCGGTCCCGGAGGGGGCGCCGCTGTTCATGGGCTTCGCGAACGGCTTCGCGGCGTCGCAGGCCACGGAGGGCCGCGTGACGATCGGGGCGGGACCGTTCGCGGGCGGGACGACGCAACAGGTCTCGACGATACGGACGCAGCTCGACGCCTGGTGGTCACAGGAGAGCCACGCGCAGCGCGTGGCGAAGCTGTTCAGCCCGACGCACGCCGACGAGGAGCGCGTCGGGGAGTACGGCGAGCGCCTCGGGGACGACCCGGGGGTGGCGGACCTCCCGGAGGACGCCGTCGCGTACGCCCGCGAGGAGGGCGTGGTCGGCCACGCGCAGAAGGCCGCCCGCGCCCGCGAGGACGGGGAGCCGCGGCTGCTGCGCCGCGACTTCCCGACGACGGACGGCGACCACACCGGGATCCACTTCCTCACGCTACAGGAGTCGATCGCCGACTTCGTCGCCGTCCGCGACGCGATGACCGGCGCGGACATCACCGACGAGACCGCCGTCGGAAGCCGGGTGAACAACGGGATCCTCCAGTACCTGTTCGTCCGGAGCCGCGGGAACTTCCTCGTGCCGCCCCGCGGACTGCGCGCGCTTCCCGACCCGAATCCGAGACACGACAGATGA
- a CDS encoding aldehyde ferredoxin oxidoreductase family protein, whose translation MTEMGGYRDRVAQVDLGDGEVSYRGIDDEDAEKYIGARGLGVKYVFDKGPDVDPLGPENRLAFMTGPLTGTQTVMSGRIALVTKSPLTGTVTDSHHGGWSGARLKWAGLDGVLLDGESDEPVYLFVEDGDVEVRDASHLWGQGVHDTIDQIGEEVDGKVGRNVSVMAIGQGGENQVRYGCVINEDDRASGRGGTGAVMGAKNVKAVVVKSGTDMPAPADPETFQEGYQQAMEVIRESDVTAPNEGGLSMYGTNVLMNATEEMDGLPTKNAKYTSTEEYGETEGVDMQAERVSGENVRENILVDEPTCHSCPVACKKEVEVNVTHKGEDMNVRTESYEYESAWALGPNSGHSDRDEIAVMLQRCNDLGIDTIEAGNMMAMAMEMSEEGKLDGVGHLDWGDSETMIDLIDEIGHRSSDLGDLLAEGPERVADAKGAHGNKLSVKGQTMAAYDPRCMKGMGIAYATSNRGACHLRGYTPAAEILGIPEKVDPYEWEGKGELTATFQDLHAVSDSFDICKFSAFAEGIEEYVLQYNGMTGRDLSEDDLFEAGERVYNLERYYNNLVGFDGADDTLPNRFIEGHPDAIPGTGASEGELVELDQLKAEYYETRDWVDGVVPDEKLDELGIDVGPGTGVSAGDSAAPADD comes from the coding sequence ATGACTGAAATGGGCGGCTACAGAGACCGAGTGGCACAGGTCGATCTCGGTGACGGCGAGGTCAGCTACCGCGGAATCGACGACGAGGACGCGGAGAAGTACATCGGCGCGCGCGGACTGGGGGTCAAGTACGTCTTCGATAAGGGTCCCGACGTGGACCCGCTCGGTCCGGAGAACCGACTGGCGTTCATGACCGGCCCGCTCACGGGCACCCAGACCGTGATGAGCGGTCGGATCGCCCTCGTGACAAAGTCCCCGCTGACGGGGACCGTCACCGACTCGCACCACGGCGGCTGGTCCGGCGCGCGGCTCAAGTGGGCCGGGCTGGACGGGGTCCTGCTCGACGGCGAGAGCGACGAGCCGGTCTACCTGTTCGTCGAGGACGGCGACGTCGAGGTACGCGACGCCTCCCACCTCTGGGGGCAGGGCGTCCACGACACGATCGACCAGATCGGCGAGGAGGTCGACGGGAAGGTCGGCCGCAACGTCTCCGTGATGGCGATCGGTCAGGGCGGCGAGAACCAGGTCCGCTACGGCTGCGTGATCAACGAGGACGACCGCGCCTCGGGCCGCGGCGGCACCGGCGCCGTGATGGGCGCGAAGAACGTGAAGGCGGTCGTCGTGAAGTCGGGCACCGACATGCCCGCGCCCGCCGATCCGGAGACGTTCCAGGAGGGCTACCAGCAGGCGATGGAGGTCATCCGCGAGTCCGACGTGACCGCGCCAAACGAGGGCGGCCTCTCGATGTACGGGACGAACGTCCTGATGAACGCGACCGAGGAGATGGACGGGCTCCCGACCAAGAACGCGAAGTACACGTCGACGGAGGAGTACGGCGAGACCGAGGGCGTCGACATGCAGGCGGAGCGCGTCTCCGGCGAGAACGTCCGCGAGAACATCCTCGTCGACGAGCCGACCTGTCACTCCTGTCCGGTCGCGTGTAAGAAGGAGGTCGAGGTCAACGTCACCCACAAGGGCGAGGACATGAACGTCCGCACGGAGTCGTACGAGTACGAGTCCGCGTGGGCGCTCGGCCCGAACTCGGGCCACTCCGACCGCGACGAGATCGCCGTAATGCTCCAGCGGTGCAACGACCTCGGCATCGACACCATCGAGGCCGGCAACATGATGGCAATGGCGATGGAGATGAGCGAGGAGGGCAAACTCGACGGCGTGGGCCACCTCGACTGGGGCGACTCGGAGACGATGATCGACCTCATCGACGAGATCGGTCACCGCTCGTCGGATCTGGGCGACCTCCTCGCGGAGGGTCCCGAGCGCGTCGCGGACGCGAAGGGCGCGCACGGCAACAAGCTCTCGGTCAAGGGCCAGACGATGGCCGCCTACGACCCGCGCTGCATGAAGGGCATGGGGATCGCGTACGCGACCTCCAACCGCGGCGCCTGCCACCTGCGCGGCTACACGCCGGCCGCCGAGATCCTCGGGATCCCGGAGAAGGTCGACCCGTACGAGTGGGAGGGCAAAGGCGAACTCACCGCCACCTTCCAGGACCTTCACGCGGTGTCGGACTCGTTCGACATCTGTAAGTTCAGCGCGTTCGCGGAGGGGATCGAGGAGTACGTGCTCCAGTACAACGGCATGACCGGCCGCGACCTCTCGGAGGACGACCTCTTCGAGGCCGGCGAGCGCGTGTACAACCTCGAACGCTACTACAACAACCTCGTCGGCTTCGACGGCGCGGACGACACGCTGCCGAACCGGTTCATCGAGGGGCACCCGGACGCCATCCCCGGCACGGGCGCCAGCGAGGGCGAACTCGTCGAACTCGACCAGCTAAAGGCCGAGTACTACGAGACCCGCGACTGGGTCGACGGCGTCGTTCCCGACGAGAAGCTCGACGAACTCGGCATCGACGTCGGTCCCGGCACCGGCGTCTCCGCCGGCGACTCCGCGGCCCCGGCCGACGACTGA
- a CDS encoding iron transporter — translation MTRDTTPTDRGEPTRTHSRRRALALAATGAGALSGCLTDSGSDIVSEGGADDGSGGENGSGADGGSEGEGGGGAAPSLPRVEDPPAATYVPTHFEAMRRLDPVEAGEYLLEPMVTYPHRFWNVTGDRVEEAAPTDEHDVHLMVTVRDAETGRILPAETGLRVTVGREGESGTPNAPWPMVSQEMGFHFGDNLSLDGDGTYEATVRVGAIDARKTGSFAGRFEEPATGSFTFEYDRSFRESVIGDIAYVREESDWGARGAMANGAVGRGGGRSYGDADRDGPDHVDAQRQDADRDHRGEPRWEARVGDRRYGTYWRPPEEGELPPAAHLPGTLQGEPVLGDALLAASLLSPGSRFVDGDERYLAVSPRTPYNRSMLPMTAIDYALRREGETVASGSLDPALDDEVGHHYGTALGDAASGDELTLSVTTPSNASRHAGYETALLETGEVSLALEVDE, via the coding sequence ATGACACGCGACACGACGCCGACCGACCGAGGGGAACCGACGCGAACGCACAGCCGCCGCCGCGCGCTGGCGCTCGCCGCGACCGGGGCGGGCGCGCTCTCGGGGTGTCTGACCGACTCCGGCTCCGACATCGTGAGCGAGGGGGGCGCGGACGACGGCTCCGGGGGCGAGAACGGGAGCGGCGCTGACGGCGGATCCGAGGGGGAGGGCGGAGGCGGCGCCGCGCCGTCGCTCCCGCGGGTCGAGGACCCGCCCGCGGCGACGTACGTGCCGACGCACTTCGAGGCGATGCGGCGCCTCGACCCGGTGGAGGCGGGCGAGTACCTGCTCGAACCGATGGTCACGTACCCGCACCGGTTCTGGAACGTCACCGGCGACCGCGTCGAGGAGGCGGCGCCCACCGACGAGCACGACGTCCACCTGATGGTGACGGTCCGCGACGCCGAGACCGGGCGGATCCTCCCGGCCGAGACGGGGCTCCGGGTGACCGTCGGTCGCGAGGGCGAGTCCGGGACGCCGAACGCCCCGTGGCCGATGGTCTCACAGGAGATGGGGTTCCACTTCGGGGACAACCTCTCGCTCGACGGCGACGGCACCTACGAGGCGACGGTGCGCGTGGGCGCCATCGACGCCCGGAAGACGGGGTCGTTCGCCGGTCGGTTCGAGGAGCCGGCCACCGGGTCGTTCACCTTCGAGTACGACCGATCGTTCCGCGAGTCGGTGATCGGCGACATCGCGTACGTCCGAGAGGAGTCCGACTGGGGCGCCCGCGGCGCGATGGCGAACGGCGCGGTCGGACGCGGCGGCGGCCGGAGCTACGGCGACGCCGACCGCGACGGCCCGGACCACGTCGACGCGCAGCGGCAGGACGCCGACCGCGACCACCGCGGCGAGCCGCGCTGGGAGGCCCGCGTCGGTGACCGGCGCTACGGGACCTACTGGCGGCCGCCCGAGGAGGGGGAACTGCCGCCCGCGGCGCACCTCCCGGGGACGCTTCAGGGCGAGCCGGTCCTCGGTGACGCGCTGCTCGCCGCCAGCCTGCTCTCCCCCGGCTCGCGGTTCGTCGACGGCGACGAGCGGTACCTCGCCGTCTCGCCGCGGACCCCGTACAACCGGTCGATGCTCCCGATGACCGCGATCGACTACGCGCTACGGCGGGAGGGCGAGACCGTCGCGTCGGGGTCGCTCGACCCCGCGCTCGACGACGAGGTCGGCCACCACTACGGGACCGCGCTGGGCGACGCCGCGTCGGGCGACGAACTGACCCTCTCGGTGACGACTCCCTCGAACGCCTCGCGGCACGCGGGCTACGAGACGGCGCTGCTGGAGACCGGCGAGGTGTCGCTCGCCCTGGAGGTGGACGAGTGA
- a CDS encoding archaeosine biosynthesis radical SAM protein RaSEA, producing MSKPSPDAYEQGRGMDAHNAVMRDIRAERSETYDPTEPTRVWIDEDNTPDGVVNSLTIILNTGGCRWARAGGCTMCGYVAESVEGGSVAHEDLMTQIDACLDHEAEEADEPAELIKIYTSGSFLDEREVPAETRRAIAETFADRDRIVVESLPDFVDREKIADFADHGIATDVAVGLETATDRVRHDCVNKYFDFADFEDACAEAAAADGEFAADVGVKAYLLMKPPFLAEPEAAADMVDSIRRCADVDGCHTVSMNPTNVQRYTMVDELFFEGGYRPPWLWSVAHVLEETADVDAIVVSDPVGHGSDRGAHNCGECDDRVQTAIKDFDKRQDPSVFEQVSCECEATWEYVMDEETSYNMPLAR from the coding sequence ATGAGTAAGCCGAGCCCCGACGCGTACGAGCAGGGGCGCGGGATGGACGCGCACAACGCCGTGATGCGCGACATCCGCGCCGAGCGCTCGGAGACGTACGACCCGACGGAGCCGACCCGCGTGTGGATCGACGAGGACAACACGCCCGACGGCGTGGTGAACTCCCTCACTATCATCCTCAACACGGGCGGCTGTCGCTGGGCGCGCGCCGGCGGCTGTACGATGTGCGGCTACGTCGCGGAGTCGGTCGAGGGCGGCAGCGTCGCCCACGAGGACCTGATGACGCAGATCGACGCGTGCCTCGACCACGAGGCCGAAGAGGCCGACGAGCCGGCCGAGCTGATCAAGATCTACACCTCCGGCTCCTTCCTCGACGAGCGCGAGGTGCCCGCGGAGACGCGGCGGGCGATAGCCGAGACGTTCGCGGACCGAGACCGGATCGTCGTCGAGTCGCTGCCGGACTTCGTCGACCGCGAGAAGATCGCGGACTTCGCGGACCACGGGATCGCGACGGACGTGGCGGTCGGGTTGGAGACCGCGACCGACCGCGTCCGCCACGACTGCGTGAACAAGTACTTCGACTTCGCGGACTTCGAGGACGCCTGCGCGGAGGCGGCCGCGGCGGACGGCGAGTTCGCGGCCGACGTGGGGGTGAAGGCGTACCTCCTGATGAAGCCGCCCTTCCTCGCGGAGCCGGAGGCGGCCGCGGACATGGTCGACTCCATCCGCCGCTGCGCCGACGTCGACGGCTGTCACACCGTCTCGATGAACCCGACGAACGTCCAGCGGTACACGATGGTCGACGAACTGTTCTTCGAGGGCGGCTACCGGCCGCCGTGGCTCTGGTCGGTCGCGCACGTCCTCGAGGAGACCGCCGACGTCGACGCCATCGTCGTCTCCGACCCGGTCGGCCACGGCTCCGACCGCGGCGCGCACAACTGCGGGGAGTGCGACGACCGCGTCCAGACCGCGATCAAGGACTTCGACAAGCGGCAGGACCCGAGCGTCTTCGAGCAGGTGTCCTGCGAGTGCGAGGCCACCTGGGAGTACGTGATGGACGAGGAAACGAGCTACAACATGCCGCTGGCGCGGTAG
- a CDS encoding AbrB/MazE/SpoVT family DNA-binding domain-containing protein: MSKSEKSDESERAVVAVTKHGQATIPKRFREKLGVEAPGKVQFRETADGEVIVERVRSPSEMRGFAARNEASTDDPATEVLREKRARDRAERERKREERETDRSAEER, translated from the coding sequence ATGAGCAAGTCAGAAAAATCGGACGAATCTGAAAGGGCCGTCGTGGCGGTGACCAAACACGGGCAGGCGACGATCCCGAAGCGGTTCCGCGAGAAACTCGGGGTCGAGGCGCCCGGGAAAGTACAGTTCCGAGAGACGGCCGACGGTGAGGTGATAGTCGAGCGCGTTCGGTCACCGAGCGAAATGCGTGGGTTCGCCGCTCGGAACGAGGCGTCTACCGACGACCCCGCGACCGAGGTCCTTCGAGAGAAGCGGGCCCGAGACCGGGCGGAACGCGAGCGGAAGCGAGAGGAGCGCGAGACCGACCGCTCGGCGGAAGAGCGATGA
- a CDS encoding AzlC family ABC transporter permease translates to MRDPLVDEDLLAGVRDVSPLMLGIAPFALVAGIAAVDAGLGLAEAVGMSVIVFAGASQLAALELLGENAPLAVVVGTAAVINLRMLMYSASIAPHFAEYGRRLRAGLAYLLTDQAYALSVAEFDENPDRSRWRYYLGAAASLWIVWQIGTVAGVVLGAGVPDAWGLTFAVPLVFLALLVPAMKDRPTTVAGAAGGAVAVAAGGLPLNLGLLVGALCGVAAGLLTEVTAS, encoded by the coding sequence GTGCGGGACCCCCTCGTCGACGAGGACCTCCTGGCGGGCGTCCGCGACGTCTCGCCGCTAATGCTCGGTATCGCGCCGTTCGCGCTCGTCGCCGGCATCGCCGCCGTCGACGCCGGGCTCGGCCTCGCGGAGGCGGTCGGGATGTCCGTGATCGTGTTCGCGGGCGCCTCTCAGCTCGCGGCCCTGGAGCTGCTCGGCGAGAACGCCCCCCTCGCGGTCGTCGTCGGCACGGCCGCGGTGATCAACCTCCGAATGCTGATGTACTCGGCGTCCATCGCGCCGCACTTCGCGGAGTACGGCCGCCGGCTCCGCGCGGGGCTGGCGTACCTCCTCACCGACCAGGCGTACGCGCTCTCCGTCGCGGAGTTCGACGAGAACCCCGACCGCAGCCGGTGGCGCTACTACCTCGGTGCGGCCGCGTCGCTGTGGATCGTCTGGCAGATCGGCACGGTCGCCGGCGTCGTCCTCGGTGCCGGCGTCCCCGACGCGTGGGGGCTCACCTTCGCGGTGCCGCTCGTGTTCCTCGCGCTCCTCGTCCCCGCGATGAAGGACCGACCGACGACCGTCGCGGGCGCGGCGGGCGGCGCGGTCGCGGTCGCGGCGGGCGGGCTCCCGCTCAACCTCGGGCTGCTCGTCGGCGCGCTGTGCGGGGTCGCGGCCGGGCTGCTGACGGAGGTGACGGCGTCGTGA
- a CDS encoding cellulosome anchor protein encodes MSRASGRSGDREERGGGRNAPRPSRVALVALAAVALAVGAAGALAGPASAGDTAGALSVSPDEFDVEPGDTVTFEVAMVNDGERGDDAVYGFTLRLDYPTEYLTVTAVEPADWFREAPGDGAASGDSIEVRESVEYDDERGAARLRQSLADPTSGVTGEAPVATVTVRVEPDAEPAVAEVGTRETSTDLTSRRDYPQPLSTPAATFNISGGGNGSVVTPAYDDAAFADAGDGSTAEDASDGADGEASDGTGDAGANESGGSGAGANESGDPADPTGGEAPAPVGAAVLGVLAAAALLGRR; translated from the coding sequence GTGAGCCGCGCCTCGGGGCGTTCGGGAGACCGGGAGGAGCGAGGGGGCGGGCGGAACGCCCCGCGGCCGTCCCGAGTCGCGCTCGTCGCCCTCGCCGCGGTCGCGCTGGCGGTCGGCGCCGCGGGCGCGCTGGCGGGACCGGCGAGCGCCGGCGACACCGCTGGCGCGCTCTCGGTCTCGCCCGACGAGTTCGACGTCGAGCCGGGCGACACGGTCACGTTCGAGGTCGCGATGGTCAACGACGGCGAGCGCGGCGACGACGCCGTGTACGGGTTCACGCTCCGACTCGACTACCCGACGGAGTACCTGACCGTCACGGCGGTCGAGCCCGCGGACTGGTTCCGCGAGGCGCCGGGGGACGGCGCCGCGTCGGGAGACTCGATCGAGGTTCGCGAGTCGGTCGAGTACGACGACGAGCGCGGGGCCGCGCGGCTGCGTCAGTCGCTCGCGGACCCGACGAGCGGGGTCACCGGCGAGGCGCCCGTCGCGACGGTGACCGTCCGCGTCGAGCCGGACGCGGAGCCGGCGGTCGCGGAGGTCGGGACCCGCGAGACGAGCACCGACCTCACGAGCCGGCGCGACTACCCGCAGCCGCTGTCGACGCCCGCCGCGACGTTCAACATCTCCGGCGGGGGGAACGGGTCGGTCGTCACGCCGGCGTACGACGACGCGGCGTTCGCGGACGCAGGAGACGGCTCGACCGCGGAGGACGCGAGCGACGGCGCGGACGGCGAGGCGAGCGACGGCACCGGGGACGCCGGCGCGAACGAGAGCGGCGGGAGCGGCGCCGGCGCGAACGAGAGCGGCGACCCGGCGGACCCGACCGGCGGCGAGGCCCCGGCGCCGGTCGGGGCGGCGGTCCTCGGCGTGCTCGCGGCGGCGGCCCTCCTCGGCAGGCGATGA
- a CDS encoding PIN domain-containing protein: MTVPDRVVFDAEPLIAHADDEPGSAAVEEYLDAVAAGGARGYLSRVNRTEVRYAIARKYDRDTADEYLGWLTALGVESVDVEETWFEASEHVLAHNPALGDAFALATADRAGATLLVGGDDDYDAVESVPIERFRDGSA, encoded by the coding sequence ATGACGGTTCCGGACCGCGTCGTCTTCGACGCCGAGCCGCTGATCGCGCACGCCGACGACGAACCCGGGAGCGCCGCGGTCGAAGAGTACCTCGACGCCGTGGCGGCTGGAGGCGCGAGAGGGTACCTCAGCCGGGTGAACCGCACAGAAGTCAGATACGCGATCGCGCGGAAGTACGATCGCGACACCGCCGACGAGTACCTCGGCTGGCTCACCGCGCTCGGCGTCGAATCCGTCGACGTCGAGGAGACGTGGTTCGAGGCGTCGGAACACGTGCTCGCGCATAATCCGGCGCTCGGTGACGCCTTCGCGCTGGCGACCGCGGACCGCGCCGGAGCGACCCTACTGGTCGGCGGCGACGACGATTACGACGCCGTGGAGAGCGTTCCGATCGAGCGGTTCCGCGACGGGAGCGCGTAG
- a CDS encoding bifunctional UDP-sugar hydrolase/5'-nucleotidase: MLEDTRSGEVVDEKRRRLLAAAAGGLTVGALGTGATGGAAAQDDGTLTLVHDTHFHGRFEDAGNEAIDIARYYAVVEEFRSEYPNAAFLGNGDDLAPSVLGLEFEGEHMVEALNEMGPDAVGAGNHEFDFGVDTASERFEASEFPWVIANLLTPEGEPVPGAERWTTIEVGSYTVGVFGMGTTGFYDITDYPEDWQVLGYTEAAEAAVEALEPETDFIVCASHVSSGVHETIAAVDGVDAIVGSHSGVVYEEPETIEGTTVAEFGDEFDHIGRLTFDVETGDLAEWERVDLYDSEALEEDESPPEETENYTPRDVRSIERDQSVAEIADGYLSDLEERLGQPVVETEVELNASFDNYEIETGWGNLMADLMRQVGNLEEDIDVAVQNAGGIRSGSTYGPGELTGSDVMNILPFPNEIVVYELTGEQVRSYLERSVRPMPGDYGAQPAIQVSGVSYEWTGHDGEGQVRNVWVGGEPLDPEATYLVSTNDFVAGRSEEFVEDSRVFNSGQFQGPFVKDTLDAEYDTIAPEREERMIRVDEVIEDAGVDASEGTLSVSFAPTDAVESLVEGTFRLVAPGHGVVEASAASADGEVIVELGAEAVVEAFDATEADALSLVGGFDPNSEHYGYENEDGETVELPVNASYDYYELRTSVAADGVRETVGGDGSDGSDGGDSDGSDGDSDGSDGSDGDMNSSDGSDDGSDMNDTGGEGGETADSTPGFGPLAGAAGVSGAAYLYEKYGGSDDSDE; this comes from the coding sequence ATGTTGGAAGACACGCGGTCCGGAGAGGTCGTAGACGAGAAGCGTCGTCGCCTGCTCGCGGCGGCCGCGGGCGGCTTAACCGTCGGCGCCCTCGGCACCGGGGCGACCGGCGGCGCGGCGGCGCAGGACGACGGGACGCTCACCCTCGTCCACGACACGCACTTCCACGGGCGGTTCGAGGACGCGGGCAACGAGGCGATAGACATCGCGCGGTACTACGCCGTCGTCGAGGAGTTCCGGTCCGAGTACCCCAACGCGGCGTTCCTCGGGAACGGCGACGACCTGGCGCCCTCGGTGCTCGGCTTGGAGTTCGAGGGCGAGCACATGGTCGAGGCGCTAAACGAGATGGGGCCGGACGCGGTCGGCGCCGGGAACCACGAGTTCGACTTCGGCGTCGACACCGCGAGCGAGCGCTTCGAGGCCTCGGAGTTCCCGTGGGTGATCGCCAACCTGCTCACGCCCGAGGGGGAGCCGGTCCCCGGCGCGGAGCGGTGGACGACGATCGAGGTGGGGAGCTACACCGTCGGCGTCTTCGGCATGGGGACCACCGGCTTCTACGACATCACGGACTACCCCGAGGACTGGCAGGTGCTCGGCTACACGGAGGCCGCGGAGGCCGCCGTCGAGGCGCTCGAACCCGAAACCGACTTCATCGTCTGCGCCTCGCACGTCTCCAGCGGCGTCCACGAGACCATCGCGGCGGTCGACGGCGTCGACGCCATCGTCGGCTCGCACTCGGGCGTCGTCTACGAGGAGCCCGAGACCATCGAGGGGACGACCGTGGCCGAGTTCGGCGACGAGTTCGACCACATCGGTCGGCTGACGTTCGACGTCGAGACGGGGGATCTGGCGGAGTGGGAGCGCGTCGACCTGTACGACTCCGAGGCGCTCGAAGAGGACGAGTCGCCGCCGGAGGAGACTGAGAACTACACGCCGCGCGACGTGCGGTCGATCGAGCGCGACCAGTCCGTCGCGGAGATCGCCGACGGCTACCTCTCCGACCTCGAGGAGCGCCTCGGGCAGCCCGTCGTCGAGACCGAGGTCGAACTCAACGCCAGCTTCGACAACTACGAGATCGAGACGGGGTGGGGGAACCTGATGGCGGACCTGATGCGACAGGTCGGCAACCTCGAGGAGGACATCGACGTTGCGGTCCAGAACGCCGGCGGCATCCGGTCGGGGTCCACGTACGGTCCCGGCGAGCTCACCGGCAGCGACGTGATGAACATCCTCCCGTTCCCGAACGAGATCGTCGTCTACGAGCTGACCGGCGAGCAGGTCCGGTCGTACCTCGAACGCTCGGTCCGGCCGATGCCCGGCGACTACGGGGCGCAGCCGGCGATCCAAGTGTCCGGCGTCTCCTACGAGTGGACGGGCCACGACGGGGAGGGGCAGGTCCGGAACGTCTGGGTGGGCGGGGAGCCGCTCGACCCCGAGGCGACGTACCTCGTCTCGACGAACGACTTCGTCGCCGGCCGGAGCGAGGAGTTCGTCGAGGACTCCCGCGTGTTCAACTCCGGGCAGTTCCAGGGACCGTTCGTCAAGGACACGCTCGACGCGGAGTACGACACCATCGCGCCGGAGCGCGAGGAGCGCATGATCCGGGTCGACGAGGTGATCGAGGACGCGGGCGTCGACGCCTCCGAGGGGACCCTCTCGGTCTCGTTCGCGCCGACGGACGCGGTCGAGTCGCTCGTCGAGGGCACCTTCCGGCTCGTGGCGCCGGGCCACGGCGTCGTGGAGGCGTCGGCCGCGTCCGCCGACGGCGAGGTCATCGTCGAACTCGGCGCGGAGGCCGTCGTCGAGGCGTTCGACGCGACGGAGGCCGACGCGCTGTCGCTGGTCGGCGGCTTCGACCCGAACAGCGAGCACTACGGCTACGAGAACGAGGACGGCGAGACCGTCGAACTCCCCGTCAACGCGAGCTACGACTACTACGAGCTACGGACCTCGGTGGCGGCCGACGGCGTCCGAGAGACCGTCGGCGGGGACGGCTCCGACGGGTCTGACGGCGGCGACTCCGACGGGAGCGACGGCGACTCCGACGGGTCGGACGGGAGCGACGGCGACATGAACAGCTCCGACGGGTCGGACGACGGGTCCGACATGAACGACACCGGCGGAGAGGGCGGCGAGACCGCCGACAGCACGCCCGGCTTCGGGCCGCTCGCCGGCGCCGCCGGCGTGTCGGGCGCGGCGTACCTCTACGAGAAGTACGGCGGGAGCGACGACTCGGACGAGTAG
- a CDS encoding AzlD domain-containing protein produces MTGALGGLVASPRAWVAILAIGAITYGIRLSFIHLFGRIDGVPTRVQRPLRYVPPAVLAALVLPDLVTLRPSVPATLLDERLIAGLVAGAVAWRTENVFATIATGMGALWLFRFVVFA; encoded by the coding sequence GTGACGGGCGCGCTCGGCGGCCTCGTCGCCTCCCCGCGCGCCTGGGTCGCGATCCTCGCCATCGGCGCGATCACCTACGGGATCCGGCTCTCCTTCATCCACCTGTTCGGGCGGATCGACGGGGTGCCGACGCGCGTCCAGCGACCGCTCCGGTACGTCCCGCCGGCGGTGCTCGCGGCGCTCGTCCTCCCCGATCTCGTGACGCTGCGCCCGTCGGTCCCGGCGACGCTGCTCGACGAGCGGCTGATCGCGGGCCTCGTCGCCGGCGCGGTCGCGTGGCGGACGGAGAACGTGTTCGCGACCATCGCGACCGGGATGGGGGCGCTGTGGCTGTTCCGGTTCGTCGTGTTCGCGTGA